In Haloplanus rubicundus, one DNA window encodes the following:
- a CDS encoding DICT sensory domain-containing protein: MAADASPSDITEFFQAASRHDVSLVTINRTHPEPVQELLADAFSMQSVDLVERSLPQNDDDIVALRKDGQVTAVSSLRELMRSFLLVNADRFKTGTKGFDSDVPDVLKGMDETLFDLRGYPASNKEKLLLILVSRHIERRAYEAGAGTLRSTFQRLSRLEDELGTKKVYERLAGRTVDVHVYGVPDGVPRGLDATVHTGTSDEYRNSWCVVFKPPDGSGAALIAHQQEPNRWRGFWTYDRETVARANRYLDRSF, encoded by the coding sequence ATGGCCGCCGACGCCAGCCCCTCGGATATCACGGAGTTCTTTCAGGCGGCGAGTCGCCACGACGTGTCGCTCGTCACGATCAATCGGACACATCCGGAGCCGGTACAGGAGTTGCTCGCGGACGCGTTCAGTATGCAGTCGGTCGACCTGGTCGAGCGGTCGCTCCCGCAGAACGACGACGACATCGTCGCCCTCCGTAAGGACGGTCAGGTGACGGCCGTCTCGTCGCTCCGCGAACTGATGCGGTCGTTCCTGCTCGTGAACGCCGACCGGTTCAAGACGGGGACCAAGGGCTTCGACAGCGACGTGCCCGACGTGCTCAAAGGGATGGACGAGACGCTGTTCGACCTGCGGGGGTATCCGGCGTCCAACAAGGAGAAGCTCCTGCTCATTCTCGTCTCGCGGCACATCGAACGACGAGCGTACGAGGCGGGAGCGGGGACGCTCCGCTCGACGTTCCAGCGGCTCTCGCGACTCGAAGACGAACTCGGGACGAAGAAGGTGTACGAACGGCTCGCGGGACGGACGGTCGACGTGCACGTCTACGGCGTGCCGGACGGGGTGCCACGGGGCCTCGACGCGACGGTCCACACCGGCACTAGCGACGAGTACCGGAACTCGTGGTGTGTGGTGTTCAAACCGCCGGATGGATCGGGGGCGGCGCTGATCGCCCACCAGCAGGAGCCGAACCGCTGGCGGGGGTTCTGGACGTACGACCGGGAGACGGTGGCGCGGGCGAATCGTTACCTCGACCGGTCGTTCTGA
- a CDS encoding DUF420 domain-containing protein, with the protein MATASASGPVKDHPAAVTAVLSVVGYTLVVGTFLGVVPGSIFPDLSLEQVNRLSDAIAVVNTVATLSLIAGWRWIRRDEVKKHATAMASAFGLILVFLVLYLTKIGGGGTKEFVGPQLVYYAYLAMLAIHIILSIVSVPVVLYAIVLGVTHTPAELRDTAHARVGRVAAGAWILSLSLGVVTYLLLNHVYSWEFVEAAIVFV; encoded by the coding sequence ATGGCAACGGCCAGCGCCAGCGGCCCGGTCAAGGACCACCCCGCCGCCGTCACCGCCGTCCTCTCCGTCGTCGGCTACACCCTCGTCGTCGGCACCTTCCTCGGAGTGGTTCCCGGGTCGATCTTCCCCGACCTCTCGCTCGAACAGGTAAACCGCCTCTCCGACGCCATCGCCGTCGTCAACACCGTCGCCACCCTCTCGCTGATCGCCGGCTGGCGGTGGATCCGCCGCGACGAGGTCAAAAAACACGCGACCGCCATGGCCTCCGCCTTCGGTCTCATCCTCGTCTTTCTCGTCCTCTATCTGACCAAAATCGGCGGCGGCGGCACCAAGGAGTTCGTCGGCCCCCAACTCGTCTACTACGCCTACCTGGCGATGCTCGCCATCCACATTATCCTCTCTATCGTCTCCGTCCCCGTCGTCCTCTACGCCATCGTTCTCGGCGTGACCCACACCCCGGCCGAACTCCGCGACACCGCCCACGCCCGCGTCGGACGGGTCGCAGCCGGCGCGTGGATCCTCTCGCTCTCGCTCGGCGTCGTCACCTACCTCCTCCTCAACCACGTCTACAGCTGGGAGTTCGTCGAGGCGGCGATTGTTTTCGTTTAA
- a CDS encoding PAS domain S-box protein, whose product MPEETPRIALVAVPDRLAGRLTETLRDGDFDVTIVDSAGECLRLVARGEVDGVVGGYALPDLDGVRLLRSIRVSHPGLPFILILESASPTITDEAVAAGVSGYVPADADPSTILARLQAALDRDAPWFSDEHQHRYRHLIEMAPIPINLFDDTGESIWCNDATLDLLGLDGRDELVGRSIFEFVHPDDHALARRELADVIERKESTGPTQMKLERPDGEVRYVQVSTAVGRFLGKDIGQAVVVDITPLREVQRALQDERRFIEKALDTLQDVFYVVDADGELLRWNQAVTDITGYDDELASMNVTTLFAESDRPRVLDSIGTVVEEGSDTIEATLVTKHGHTCPYEFRGRRLDGSDDGPQVVGIGRDISHRKERKRQLKALEQWLRHNIRNDVNVIHGTAENVREGRIGNVDEGIRRIERYADHLLEQADRERRIVEILTEPVDPVSIDLAELARRRIDALRERYPDADIDLTHADPVVVAAIPDLSAALDELIENAIEYADHEAPTVRVAVDDEGVRGVVHVVDDGPGIPDIERDTLDFDRDIDQLHHGSGLGLLFVYWVTRLSGGDMTVDGSDDGSTVTLAFPARRE is encoded by the coding sequence ATGCCCGAGGAGACACCGCGAATCGCCCTCGTCGCCGTCCCGGATCGACTCGCGGGGAGGTTAACCGAGACGCTCCGAGACGGGGACTTCGACGTGACGATCGTCGATTCGGCCGGCGAGTGTCTCCGCCTCGTGGCGCGGGGCGAGGTGGACGGCGTCGTCGGCGGCTACGCCCTTCCCGATCTGGACGGCGTCCGTCTGTTGCGGTCGATCCGGGTCTCCCATCCGGGCCTTCCCTTCATCTTGATCCTCGAATCGGCGTCGCCGACGATCACCGACGAGGCGGTCGCCGCCGGGGTGAGCGGTTACGTGCCGGCGGACGCCGATCCGTCGACGATCCTCGCTCGACTGCAGGCTGCCCTCGACCGGGACGCTCCGTGGTTCTCCGACGAACACCAGCACCGGTATCGCCACCTCATCGAGATGGCGCCGATTCCGATCAACCTGTTCGACGACACCGGCGAGTCCATCTGGTGTAACGACGCCACCCTCGACCTCCTCGGACTGGACGGCCGGGACGAACTCGTCGGGCGATCCATCTTCGAGTTCGTCCACCCCGACGACCACGCCCTCGCTCGACGGGAACTGGCCGACGTCATCGAGCGCAAGGAGTCGACCGGGCCGACCCAGATGAAACTCGAACGGCCCGACGGCGAGGTGCGATACGTACAGGTCTCGACCGCAGTCGGTCGGTTCCTGGGCAAGGACATCGGTCAGGCCGTCGTCGTCGACATCACGCCGCTTCGCGAGGTGCAGCGTGCCCTCCAGGACGAACGGCGGTTCATCGAGAAGGCCCTCGATACGCTACAGGACGTGTTCTACGTCGTCGACGCCGACGGCGAACTCCTGCGGTGGAACCAGGCTGTGACCGACATCACCGGCTACGACGACGAGCTGGCGTCGATGAACGTCACGACCCTGTTCGCCGAGTCGGACCGGCCGCGGGTTCTCGACTCCATCGGGACGGTCGTCGAGGAGGGCTCCGACACTATCGAAGCCACGCTCGTCACCAAACACGGCCACACCTGCCCGTACGAGTTCCGCGGCCGACGGCTGGACGGCAGCGACGACGGGCCACAGGTGGTCGGGATCGGGCGCGACATCTCGCATCGAAAGGAACGGAAACGGCAGTTGAAGGCGCTCGAACAGTGGCTCCGCCACAACATTCGCAACGACGTGAACGTCATCCACGGCACCGCCGAGAACGTCCGTGAGGGTCGAATCGGGAACGTCGACGAGGGCATCCGCCGGATCGAGCGCTACGCCGACCACCTCCTCGAACAGGCCGACCGCGAGCGTCGGATCGTCGAGATACTGACCGAGCCGGTCGATCCGGTGTCGATAGATCTCGCCGAACTCGCCCGACGGCGCATTGACGCGCTCCGGGAGCGCTACCCCGACGCCGACATCGATCTCACGCACGCCGATCCGGTCGTCGTGGCCGCGATTCCGGACCTCTCTGCCGCCCTCGACGAACTGATCGAGAACGCCATAGAGTACGCCGACCACGAGGCGCCGACGGTTCGGGTCGCCGTCGACGACGAGGGTGTTCGGGGAGTCGTCCACGTCGTCGACGACGGCCCGGGAATCCCCGACATCGAGCGGGACACCTTGGACTTCGACCGCGACATCGACCAGCTCCACCACGGCTCCGGGCTCGGACTGCTCTTCGTCTACTGGGTGACCCGGCTCTCCGGCGGCGACATGACCGTCGACGGATCCGACGACGGGAGCACCGTCACGCTCGCGTTTCCGGCCCGGCGGGAGTGA
- a CDS encoding universal stress protein — protein MYDHVLVPTDGSDPAMAATEHALAIAERFDATVHALYVVDVDGIAHEAPGLGLDALRDALHEEGEAATAAVSERAADRGVDVTEAVIEGLAEDAIVDYAEGNSIDLIVMGTHGRRGVERYVVGSVTERVVRATDVPTLVVRGKWD, from the coding sequence ATGTACGATCACGTTCTGGTGCCGACCGACGGGAGCGACCCGGCGATGGCGGCCACCGAACACGCACTGGCCATCGCCGAACGGTTCGACGCGACGGTCCACGCCCTGTACGTCGTCGACGTCGACGGTATCGCCCACGAGGCGCCGGGGCTCGGTCTCGACGCCCTCCGCGACGCGCTCCACGAGGAGGGCGAGGCGGCGACGGCGGCCGTGTCGGAGCGGGCGGCCGACCGCGGCGTCGACGTGACCGAGGCGGTGATCGAGGGTCTCGCCGAGGACGCCATCGTCGACTACGCCGAGGGGAACAGCATCGATCTGATCGTGATGGGGACCCACGGCCGACGTGGGGTGGAGCGGTACGTGGTCGGGAGCGTCACGGAGCGGGTCGTTCGGGCGACGGACGTGCCGACGCTGGTGGTTCGGGGGAAGTGGGATTAA
- a CDS encoding NAD(P)-dependent glycerol-1-phosphate dehydrogenase, producing MFEKSTWIKLPRNVVVGHGVLDDLGDVVDDLSVVGRPLVVTSPSPERLVGERVRAQLGNDPATITVEHAGFDAVERVVEAAESEGATYLVGLGGGKPIDTAKMAADHLGFGFVSVPTAASHDGIVSGRSSIPEGDTRHSVAADPPLAVVADTEVVAAAPWELTTAGCADIVSNYTAVEDWQLAHRLQNVEYSEYAGALSRMTAEMLVENAESIKQGLEESAWVVVKALVSSGVAMSIAGSSRPASGAEHLFSHRLDRIEPGRALHGHQVGVGSILVAYLHEGEKGMWRNIRDALAVIGAPTTAAELGFDDETVIEALTTAHRIRDRYTILGNGISEAAAREAATVTGVI from the coding sequence ATGTTCGAGAAGTCGACGTGGATCAAACTCCCGCGGAACGTGGTCGTGGGCCACGGCGTGCTCGACGACCTCGGCGACGTCGTCGACGACCTCTCGGTGGTCGGTCGGCCGCTGGTCGTGACGAGTCCGTCGCCCGAGCGACTGGTCGGCGAGCGGGTCCGTGCCCAGCTCGGCAACGATCCCGCGACGATCACCGTCGAGCACGCGGGGTTCGACGCCGTCGAGCGCGTCGTCGAAGCCGCCGAGAGCGAGGGCGCAACCTATCTCGTCGGCCTCGGCGGCGGCAAACCCATCGACACGGCGAAGATGGCGGCCGACCACCTCGGCTTCGGCTTCGTCTCCGTCCCCACCGCGGCCAGTCACGACGGCATCGTCAGCGGCCGCTCCTCCATCCCCGAGGGCGACACCCGCCACAGCGTGGCTGCCGATCCGCCGCTGGCCGTCGTCGCCGACACCGAAGTCGTCGCGGCCGCGCCGTGGGAGCTCACCACCGCCGGCTGTGCCGACATCGTCTCCAACTACACCGCCGTCGAGGACTGGCAACTCGCCCACCGCCTGCAGAACGTCGAGTACTCCGAGTACGCGGGCGCGCTCTCCCGGATGACCGCCGAGATGCTCGTCGAGAACGCCGAGTCGATCAAACAGGGGCTAGAGGAGTCGGCGTGGGTCGTGGTGAAGGCGCTCGTCTCCTCCGGCGTCGCCATGTCCATCGCGGGCTCCTCGCGGCCCGCGAGCGGCGCCGAACACCTCTTTTCGCATCGGCTGGACCGCATCGAACCCGGCCGCGCCCTCCACGGCCACCAGGTCGGCGTCGGCTCCATCCTCGTCGCCTACCTCCACGAGGGCGAGAAGGGGATGTGGCGAAACATCCGCGACGCCCTCGCGGTCATCGGCGCGCCGACGACGGCCGCGGAACTCGGCTTCGACGACGAGACGGTCATCGAGGCGCTGACGACCGCCCACCGCATCCGCGACCGGTACACCATCCTCGGCAACGGCATCAGCGAGGCGGCCGCGCGCGAAGCCGCGACGGTGACGGGCGTGATCTAG
- the aroC gene encoding chorismate synthase: MNGNRFGRLFQVTTYGESHGDAMGVVVSGCPAGLELSEEDIQGDLDRRKPGQSMITTSRGEPDEVRIHSGVQDGYTTGTPIGMVIQNKDARSGKYEPFITAPRPSHGDFTYSAKFGTRNWGGGGRSSARETVNWVAAGAVAKKILGDHGIELKAHVNQIGDIEAPAVSFEEMLEHSEDNEVRCGHPETAERMRERIEQYQKEGDSIGGSVEFEARGVPRGLGAPRFDSVSARLGQAMMSVPAATAFEFGLGREARRYRGSERNEDWEFDEDGDPVPVGNDHGGIQGGITTGQPIRGEVTIHAPTSIPKTQTTVDWETREEKEIQVVGRHDPVLPPRGVPVVESMLALTIVDFLLLSGRANPDRMDGKPGEYDTDYHPRSPENVDE; the protein is encoded by the coding sequence ATGAACGGTAACCGATTCGGTCGTCTGTTTCAGGTGACGACCTACGGCGAGAGCCACGGCGACGCGATGGGCGTCGTCGTCTCGGGCTGTCCGGCCGGACTGGAGCTGTCCGAGGAAGACATCCAGGGCGACCTCGACCGGCGCAAGCCGGGGCAGTCGATGATCACCACCAGTCGGGGCGAACCCGACGAGGTGCGCATCCACAGCGGCGTGCAGGACGGCTACACGACCGGCACGCCGATTGGCATGGTCATCCAGAACAAGGACGCCCGCTCGGGCAAGTACGAACCGTTCATCACCGCGCCCCGCCCCTCCCACGGCGACTTCACGTACTCCGCGAAGTTCGGGACGCGCAACTGGGGCGGCGGCGGGCGCTCCTCGGCTCGCGAGACGGTGAACTGGGTGGCCGCGGGCGCGGTGGCGAAGAAGATTCTGGGCGACCACGGAATCGAACTCAAGGCCCACGTCAACCAGATCGGTGACATCGAAGCGCCCGCGGTGAGCTTCGAGGAGATGCTGGAACACAGCGAGGACAACGAGGTGCGGTGTGGTCACCCCGAGACGGCCGAACGGATGCGCGAGCGGATCGAGCAGTACCAGAAGGAGGGCGACTCCATCGGCGGTTCCGTCGAGTTCGAGGCACGTGGCGTCCCCCGGGGGCTCGGGGCACCGCGGTTCGACTCCGTCTCCGCTCGCCTCGGACAGGCGATGATGTCGGTGCCGGCGGCGACGGCCTTCGAGTTCGGCCTCGGGCGCGAGGCGCGCCGGTACAGGGGGTCGGAGCGCAACGAGGACTGGGAGTTCGACGAGGACGGCGACCCGGTGCCCGTCGGCAACGACCACGGGGGGATTCAGGGCGGCATCACGACCGGCCAGCCGATCCGTGGCGAAGTGACGATCCACGCCCCCACCTCCATCCCGAAGACCCAGACGACCGTCGACTGGGAGACGCGCGAGGAAAAGGAGATTCAGGTCGTCGGGCGCCACGATCCGGTGCTCCCGCCGCGGGGTGTCCCGGTCGTCGAGTCGATGCTCGCCCTGACCATCGTCGACTTCCTGTTGCTGTCGGGACGAGCCAACCCCGACCGGATGGACGGGAAGCCGGGCGAGTACGACACCGACTACCACCCCCGCAGTCCGGAGAACGTCGACGAGTAA
- the aroA gene encoding 3-phosphoshikimate 1-carboxyvinyltransferase, with protein sequence MDVDITRSRVGGRARAPPSKSYTHRAILAAGYSDGAVVADPLVSADTRATMRAVEAFGGTVDRTDGDLDVTGFAGRPGVPDDVIDCANSGTTTRLVTACAALGDGLTVLTGDDSLRSRPQGPLLDAVEQLGGRAESTRGNGQAPLVVGGPIAGGTVSIPGDVSSQYITALLMVGAVTDDGIDIDLETELKSAPYVDITLEVLDAFGIEAAETTTGYRVPGGQRYERVDPYPVPGDFSSMSYLLAAGAVAGAEGGVVVEGAYPSAQGDSAIVDVLERMGADISWDREAGEITVRRSDLTGVEVDVGDTPDLLPTIAVLGAVADGDTRIVNCEHVRLKETDRVRAMATELETLGAAVTEEEDTLTIHGGESDLRGATVAGHDDHRIVMSLAIAGLVAEGTTAVAGADHVDVSFPGFFDVLYDLGAELDEHER encoded by the coding sequence ATGGACGTGGACATCACCAGATCACGGGTCGGGGGACGGGCGCGCGCGCCGCCGTCGAAGAGCTACACGCACCGGGCGATCCTCGCGGCGGGGTACAGCGACGGCGCCGTCGTCGCCGATCCGCTCGTGAGCGCGGACACGCGGGCGACGATGCGTGCTGTCGAGGCCTTCGGAGGAACCGTCGACCGCACGGACGGCGACCTGGACGTGACTGGCTTCGCCGGCCGGCCGGGCGTCCCCGACGACGTCATCGACTGTGCGAACAGCGGGACGACCACCCGACTCGTCACGGCGTGTGCGGCGCTCGGGGACGGCCTGACGGTACTGACGGGCGACGACTCGCTACGCTCGCGGCCGCAGGGACCCTTGCTCGACGCCGTCGAGCAACTCGGCGGGCGCGCGGAGAGCACGCGGGGCAACGGACAGGCGCCGCTGGTCGTTGGCGGACCGATTGCGGGCGGCACCGTCTCCATCCCCGGCGACGTGTCCTCGCAGTACATCACCGCGCTCCTGATGGTGGGCGCGGTGACCGACGACGGGATCGACATCGACCTCGAAACCGAACTGAAGTCGGCGCCCTACGTCGACATCACGCTCGAAGTGCTGGACGCCTTCGGGATCGAGGCGGCGGAGACGACGACGGGCTACCGGGTGCCGGGCGGGCAGCGATACGAACGGGTCGATCCCTACCCCGTGCCCGGCGACTTCTCGTCGATGTCGTACCTGCTCGCGGCGGGCGCCGTCGCGGGGGCGGAGGGGGGCGTCGTCGTCGAGGGTGCCTACCCCAGCGCGCAGGGCGACAGCGCCATCGTCGACGTGCTGGAACGCATGGGTGCCGATATCTCGTGGGACCGCGAGGCGGGCGAGATCACGGTCCGCCGGAGCGACCTCACGGGCGTCGAGGTTGACGTGGGCGACACGCCGGACCTCCTGCCCACCATCGCGGTCCTCGGCGCCGTCGCGGACGGCGACACCCGGATCGTCAACTGCGAGCACGTCCGGCTGAAGGAGACCGACCGGGTGCGCGCGATGGCGACGGAACTGGAGACACTGGGCGCCGCGGTGACCGAGGAGGAAGACACCCTGACGATCCACGGGGGAGAGAGCGACCTGCGAGGGGCGACGGTGGCGGGCCACGACGACCACCGGATCGTCATGTCGCTCGCCATCGCTGGCCTCGTCGCCGAGGGAACGACTGCCGTCGCTGGCGCGGATCACGTCGACGTCTCCTTCCCGGGGTTCTTCGACGTGCTTTATGACCTCGGGGCCGAACTGGACGAACATGAACGGTAA
- a CDS encoding 2-oxoacid:acceptor oxidoreductase subunit alpha yields MTDHELMWRIAGGSGDGIASTSQNFAKALMRAGLHVFTHRHYPSRIRGGHTYTEVRADSEPVRSRGDGYNCLLALGDSFARNPKEGAYYGDEEVKPLAENLDELNEGGVIVYDTGLLDADDIPDFEERVEENDWHVYPLNLREIARDHGREVMRNTAGVGATAALLGIDLQYFEELMAESMPEDILEPNKEILHYTHDMVTEEFEFTHDLRVPEGTHDEEQVLLSGSDTIAYGAIDEGCRFIAGYPMTPWTEVFTIMSQALPEVGGISEQVEDEIAAAALALGASHAGVKAMSGSSGGGFALMSEPLGLAEMSETPVVLVEAMRAGPSTGLPTKPEQADLEHVLYTSQGDSNRVVLAPGTVAEAYEQSRLAFQLAYGYNIPAILLYDQKIGGELMNVPASHFDREPNPELGAVTTEAELEEAPHGPGGKFYRYRYDAEDGVSPRSIPGQKGGHFLVTGNEHNQAGHIDEDPTNRVTQVERRASKLDAIREFLDDQGTQTHMGPEEADYGLITFGSQQGTVAEAVDRLNDAGHSVKGIGVSDMMPYPVEEMTEFLESVDEALVVEMNSSGQFRGLTQKELGRFGEKLSSLLKYNGEPFEPAEIVAGFEASIEGQDVPEQQTTYVPAAGD; encoded by the coding sequence ATGACTGACCACGAGCTCATGTGGCGAATTGCTGGTGGCTCCGGCGACGGTATCGCGTCGACCAGCCAGAACTTCGCCAAGGCCCTGATGCGCGCGGGCCTTCACGTCTTTACGCATCGACACTATCCGTCGCGGATTCGCGGCGGTCACACCTACACCGAGGTACGGGCCGACTCGGAGCCGGTCCGATCCCGCGGCGACGGCTACAACTGCCTGCTCGCGCTCGGCGACTCCTTCGCCCGGAACCCGAAGGAGGGCGCCTACTACGGCGACGAGGAAGTGAAACCGCTGGCGGAGAACCTCGACGAACTCAACGAGGGCGGCGTCATCGTCTACGACACCGGCCTGCTGGACGCCGACGACATCCCGGACTTCGAGGAGCGAGTCGAGGAGAACGACTGGCACGTCTACCCGCTCAACCTCCGCGAAATCGCCCGCGACCACGGGCGTGAGGTCATGCGAAATACGGCGGGCGTCGGCGCGACGGCCGCGTTGCTGGGGATCGACCTCCAGTACTTCGAGGAACTGATGGCCGAGTCGATGCCCGAGGACATCCTCGAACCCAACAAGGAGATCCTCCACTACACCCACGACATGGTGACCGAGGAGTTCGAGTTCACCCACGACCTCCGGGTGCCCGAGGGCACCCACGACGAGGAACAGGTGCTCCTGTCGGGCAGCGACACCATCGCCTACGGCGCCATCGACGAGGGCTGTCGGTTCATCGCCGGCTACCCGATGACGCCGTGGACCGAGGTGTTCACCATCATGTCCCAGGCGCTGCCCGAGGTGGGCGGCATCTCCGAGCAGGTGGAGGACGAAATCGCCGCCGCGGCGCTCGCGCTCGGCGCCTCCCACGCCGGCGTCAAGGCGATGTCCGGCTCCTCAGGTGGCGGGTTCGCGCTCATGTCCGAGCCGCTCGGTCTCGCGGAGATGTCCGAGACGCCCGTCGTCCTCGTCGAGGCGATGCGTGCCGGCCCCTCCACGGGCCTGCCGACCAAGCCCGAACAGGCCGACCTCGAACACGTCCTCTATACGAGTCAGGGCGACTCGAACCGCGTCGTGCTGGCGCCGGGGACGGTCGCCGAGGCGTACGAGCAGTCCCGACTCGCCTTCCAGCTCGCCTACGGCTACAACATCCCCGCCATCCTGCTGTACGACCAGAAGATCGGCGGTGAACTGATGAACGTGCCCGCGAGCCACTTCGACCGCGAGCCCAACCCCGAACTCGGCGCCGTCACGACCGAGGCTGAACTGGAAGAGGCCCCTCACGGTCCCGGCGGGAAGTTCTACCGCTACCGCTACGACGCCGAGGACGGCGTCAGCCCGCGATCCATCCCGGGTCAGAAGGGCGGGCACTTCCTCGTGACCGGCAACGAACACAACCAGGCCGGCCACATCGACGAGGACCCGACCAACCGCGTCACGCAGGTCGAGCGTCGGGCGTCGAAGCTCGACGCCATCCGCGAGTTCCTCGACGACCAGGGCACCCAGACCCACATGGGTCCCGAGGAGGCCGACTACGGCCTGATCACCTTCGGGAGCCAGCAGGGGACCGTCGCGGAGGCGGTCGACCGCCTCAACGACGCCGGCCACTCGGTGAAAGGCATCGGCGTCAGCGACATGATGCCGTACCCGGTCGAGGAGATGACCGAGTTCTTAGAGAGCGTCGACGAGGCGCTGGTGGTCGAGATGAACTCCTCGGGACAGTTCCGCGGCCTCACGCAGAAGGAGCTCGGCCGGTTCGGCGAGAAGCTGTCGAGCCTCCTGAAATACAACGGCGAACCGTTCGAACCCGCCGAAATCGTCGCGGGGTTCGAGGCCAGCATCGAGGGCCAGGACGTGCCCGAACAGCAGACGACCTACGTCCCAGCGGCAGGTGACTAA